The Nitrospirae bacterium YQR-1 genomic sequence GGCGGAGGAGGTGCTTCAGGGTTTTAAAGAGCAGCATATGTCAGATGATGAGAAAAACCAGTACAAAAACACAAACTTAAAGCTGATAGATTCATACATAAACAAGGGGAAAGTTAAAGAGGCAAAGAAGATGGTAGTAACACTTAAGGATATGAATTTAATTGATGGTGACAGTGCGGAGGTAGGCAAGGCTTATCTGAAAATTGCCAAAAATCAGATGGAAAAGGGGGTGCTGAATGAAGCTAAGGAGATGCTTGATGTTTTAAAGTCTATGCATTTGAAAGAAAACGAGAAAAATGAATTAAATTTGATAGATGTAAAAATGAATTTAAAAGAAAAAAAATATAAAGATATGATAGAGGCCATGCTCCCGCAATTAAAAAAATCACCAAAATCTGCACAACTTCTTGAGGCGCTTGAAAATATAATGAAAGATGCGCTTACAGGTGATAAAAAGGAGTTTGCAGCTTTATGGGGTTCTTATGGTTCATATCTTTTGGATACGTCCAGGGAAAAATTCTTATTTGAAGTAAGAGATGCTCTTAAGGGTCAGGGAAAACCCTACATAGACCTTCTTATCTGGTTTTCCAAAAATGCCGCCTCAGAAGGGAAATATAATGCACTCCGTGAACTTTCCGATGTGTCATTAAAAGCAGGGGATAAGACCGCGGCGGTAAAGTATCTTGGGCAGCTCAAGGGGCTTAACATCTCTGCGGATGAAATAAACCGTCTTGAGGCTGAGATGTTTTACTCCAGCGGGGATTTCAAAAATGCAATTCTGAAAATTATGGATATAAAGGAACTAAAGAAGGAAGACATGAAATTAATAAATGATACTATAGGACAGATAGATGATAAAGTAAAGGGGGCGGCATTTTTTGAAAAGGCAGTCACAACACTGGGTGGCACTCAGAGTGATTATGTGCTCCTTGCCGATATGTATGCTAATGCCGGAAAGAAGGACCTCGCAATGAAGTATTACAAGCAAATTGTACAGACTGACCCCGGTAATGAGAGAGCACTCTATGGCATTGTAACTAATTCAAGCGGAGCTGAGGCGGATGAGGCCTTAAAAAAACTGAGCCTCGTTAATTCAACTCTGGGAAACTATGCTAAATCAATACTCCAGCAAAAGGAGCTGGATAATAAACTGGAGGGGAAACCCTGATGGAAGACATCGGCAGACTTAATGAAGCATTCAACACCTTTACCGTTGCCTCTAAGAGCCTTGAGCTGATATATGAGAAGCTTAAGGAACGGGTACATTATCTTACGATAGAGTTAGAGGAAAAAAATAAGCAGTTGGAGCAGGCACTCAGTGATACAGAGGAGGCAAAGGACTATTTAAAGGGAATTCTGGAAAGCCTGAGTGAGTCAATAATAGTGACAGATTCAAATGATCTTGTAACTATGTTTAACAGAGCCTCAGTGAACCTTCTTCGGATAGCGGAGTCTGATGCGGTGGGGAAACCGATAGATAGCCTCGATTTTACCATTGAAACTGAGGGGCCGGATACATTCCTCAATGTGGATAATAATCAGTACAATGTGTTAGTTTCCCGTTCGGAGGTCACTGACTCTGAGGGGGCTGTAAGGGGAAAAGTCTTTCTACTTCAGGATATTACAAGACTTAAGGAGCTTGAAACCCAGCATGAGAGAAACAAACGGCTTATTGCCATGGGAGAGATGGCAGCCCAGATAGTGCATGAAATAAGAAGCCCGCTTTGCAGCATCGAACTTTATGCCAGTATGCTTGAAAACGAACTGGGCCTGAGTCCTCATGCAACCCTTGCACGGGGTATATCAACCGGCATCAGAAGCCTCAACAACATTCTTACCAATATGCTGTTTTTTGCAAAACCGCAGAAACCGTTATTTCATAATATTAAGATTTCAACAGTGGCGGAGGAGTCCCTGAATATGCTTTTACCTCTGATAGAGGCTCGTGGAATAACACTTTGCAGGGAAGTTGAGGGGCCCGCTGCTGTGGTTAAAGGAGACCTTGAGTTATTAAAGCAGGTGCTTATGAATATAATTATAAACGCAGTGCATGTAACCCCTGAAAACGGCACAATAAAAATAATTGAGACGGTTGAAAACAACATGGCGGTTATTAAAGTGATAGATGAGGGAGAGGGGATAAGCCATCAAAACATAGAGAGGATATTTGATCCGTTTTTTAGTACAAAAGAGCGCGGAACCGGGCTGGGGCTTGCCATAGCGTCAAAAATAATGCTTGTTCATCAGGGCGCCATAAAGGTTAAAAGTGAACATGGCAGCGGCAGCAGCTTTGAGATGAACCTGCCCCTTAGTGCTGTGGCCACGGTGGAAAAGGAGCAGTAAATCCACCTCACTTATTTTCTGAATGTGTTATGGCAATTCATACAGCCGTCCAGGAGTTTCTTAGTGAGCGTGTGCATTTTCTTGTAATCATTCTTTGAAGCGGAGTCTTCCAGCAAATGAAGATTTCCATGAAATTCCTTGTCCATTTTTATAAATTCGCTGAGTTTGCCGGCATTTTTGGGCAGATTGATCTTGCCGGCATGGACGCTTTCATGAGTTCTTTCCATAGTACCTTTAAGGGGCTCTATTGCGTTTAAAACGCTTTTACTGTCTTTCAAAACAACTGCAACAACAATCTCCTGAATGGCCTTTTGAATAAGC encodes the following:
- a CDS encoding ATP-binding protein, whose product is MEDIGRLNEAFNTFTVASKSLELIYEKLKERVHYLTIELEEKNKQLEQALSDTEEAKDYLKGILESLSESIIVTDSNDLVTMFNRASVNLLRIAESDAVGKPIDSLDFTIETEGPDTFLNVDNNQYNVLVSRSEVTDSEGAVRGKVFLLQDITRLKELETQHERNKRLIAMGEMAAQIVHEIRSPLCSIELYASMLENELGLSPHATLARGISTGIRSLNNILTNMLFFAKPQKPLFHNIKISTVAEESLNMLLPLIEARGITLCREVEGPAAVVKGDLELLKQVLMNIIINAVHVTPENGTIKIIETVENNMAVIKVIDEGEGISHQNIERIFDPFFSTKERGTGLGLAIASKIMLVHQGAIKVKSEHGSGSSFEMNLPLSAVATVEKEQ
- a CDS encoding tetratricopeptide repeat protein is translated as MRVCIFSIILFISLTANAYALSLPELILNPELKQAWVLMELKEYGKAVAMLDECKPSKTKDADELAACNYLYAKILQINGNTTAAAERYGRAYNYAENKNIKEEALFKQSEINLGRKRYFEARAGFKTFLKSFPKSKYAAAATNGLAICLDETGAYDEALQYLGKAGETPEILFRRANILQQTGKYKEAEKDYAKAASKGMGYLLKDDKTRYYYGENLFINGNKKKALGFLIMVKGDKYKGKAQLYAAMASMDDSKPEKVIDMLTDATKSHDSGVQKKAYLNLLQVYIKHDMPDKSKEAFQNLKALFMTEDEKSQFRKAHMKVADLYMDRDMPAKAAEVLHNIQGMYMTDDEKAQFMKSKLKLADTYMDAGMLDKAEEVLQGFKEQHMSDDEKNQYKNTNLKLIDSYINKGKVKEAKKMVVTLKDMNLIDGDSAEVGKAYLKIAKNQMEKGVLNEAKEMLDVLKSMHLKENEKNELNLIDVKMNLKEKKYKDMIEAMLPQLKKSPKSAQLLEALENIMKDALTGDKKEFAALWGSYGSYLLDTSREKFLFEVRDALKGQGKPYIDLLIWFSKNAASEGKYNALRELSDVSLKAGDKTAAVKYLGQLKGLNISADEINRLEAEMFYSSGDFKNAILKIMDIKELKKEDMKLINDTIGQIDDKVKGAAFFEKAVTTLGGTQSDYVLLADMYANAGKKDLAMKYYKQIVQTDPGNERALYGIVTNSSGAEADEALKKLSLVNSTLGNYAKSILQQKELDNKLEGKP